The Candidatus Poribacteria bacterium sequence GATGTTCTGTCGGGGACAGATTGAGCGATCTCTGCTTCTATTTTTTCGTATAGCGTTGAGAACCGTTTCCAGATGCTTTCGGCAGCTTCGGCGGAAAAACGGCGTGCGAAATCCTCATAAAGATGGAAGTTGAGTCGATGTGCGGAAATTTCCCCGATGCGCGCTTCAATTGGAAGTTTGCTGACTTCAGGGTCTTTGAGTTTACGGACCTTATCTGCTAACTTTGAAAGGAATACGACTGCGACCATGCGTTCCTCCTCACCCGGGTGCAGCTTCGTCAATCCGTTCCAAAAACCGTCAGCATCCTTGTTACGAATGGCGTGAAAGGTTGCCTCAATCACATCGGATTGCTGCTGGTGGAGTCGGAAGAAATGTTCAAATTGGGCGCGAGCTGCCGAAGGAAGGTGCTGTGTGAATTCCAGATTCCAATAAAAATGATCGACAATTGGATACGAATCCCCACCGAAGGCACGATATCCAAGGTGAACAGTCCGGCGCAATTTTGTGCTATAGTTGCTACCCCAATGCAAACCCATGTGACTATAGACAACCCCATCGCCTGCTGAGAGTTCGATTGGAATTCCACCCGGCATCGGTTCTTGGGCACGTGTCAATAGGTATTGGTGTTCCTCTGGTGTGTTCGGACGACAATAACTTTTCGGCACGAGCCAAAACACGCTATCGTCGTAAAGTGGGATGTTCCATTGGACATATCCTGGACCGTTTTTAACATAATCCATCTGCATGCCCTTGAGCGGTGCCTGTCCCGTGGGATCAATATCACGATGCCAACTGGCGGGACCGTGATCTTGCACCGGATTACACATCAATGCCATCAGTGTGATCGCCGCGTCGGGTGCTCTCATGAGTTGCTGGCTCACACCGAGTGTGTTCTCATGTAGGCAGAATTCGACCGTATTGGCAGTTGCTGCGTCAACGACTTCATCGAAAAATACCCTCGGTTGCGCGCTCGTTGTCCAAACGCCGCCCGGTTTTTCGTCTGGTTTCCGTTCTCTTTCCCAGACAACTTTTTGTTTCTCGACGAGGATTTCAAAATTTGACCTTAACGCTTCCAGCTGATTAGGCGGAACAACCTGTCGCAGCACGATGTAGCCGTCATCAATGAGTTGTTGTGGATCTACTTTCATTATAATAGCCGAGTGATAAGATTTAATCTTTATATATCCAAATCTTCATAGATATAGTAGAACATCATAGTATCAGATTCGACACGAGCCTTCCAACCCGCTGTGAAGCCGTTTTGGTATTCGAGAGGTTGATCCTGAATTTTCTTCAACACAGCGTCGGATAGTTTTGATGGTGTGTTGAACAAATCTCCCCTCATTCCGGCAGCCAACGCTTCACTGGAATTGGCCGCTTCTTCAAAGCCGTCCAGATACCCTACTTTGTAGTCTGCTGTGTGGCCTTCTGTTGGGTCTTCAGGATGGAGGGGTATTCCACATCCTGACAGGAGGGCAAGGGTTAAAAGGCAAGCGAGTATAGCCCATTTTCTTTTCATAATTCATCTCCATTTTTACTAAGCGAGTGGGATAAATGTTGGGTTTCACTCGAATCTCTGAGACTTCAAGCATTCTGGAAATCCACCGCTTCTGTGCCAAATACGTTCGCTTTTTGATGTTCCGTTCAACCCAACCTACGAGTTACCATAATTAATTGCTAAAATAGTAAAATATTTCGAGAAAAAAATCAAGAAATGTCTTTACTTAATGGAGCCTTGGATAATTAGCATAATGTTCTTGACGATACCATAGATTTCAGTTGACAAGGATGCGGTCAAGTAGTATAGTTACACCGAATTCAATTGGAATTATGAATTTGAAACTTGAGTGCTGTTAAACCCTATAAATCGATTTCGCTACGGTTAAATATTAGAAAGGGTGGGGATGTCCCAAGAAGGTATACTTCAGATTAATGGTGTTCGGCTTTGGACAGCCGTTCAAGGCAAAGGAATACCGATGGTGCTTTGCCACGGCGGGCCCGGTGGTTATGACTATCTCGGACCCGTCGCCGATATGGTTTTTGACTTATGTCAAGTCGTCCGATACGACCAACGTGGAAGTGGACGTTCACAACCGGTGGGTCCCTACGATGTATCCACATTTCTCGATGATTTAGAAGGGTTGAGAAAACATTTCAACTTTGAACGTTGGATCGTTGGGGGGCATTCGTGGGGGGCCGGACTTGCTTTGGCTTATGCAGTCAGGTTTCCAGCGCGGACGATAGCTGTTCTTCACATTGCAGGCACAGGTATTGATCCGCGATGGCACGACGAATATCGCGAAAATCGGTTGAATGTGCTGCGTGAATCAGAGCGTGAAGAATATCAACGTCTGCGTTCACAGAGAGAACATGCTGAAGGGGCTGATGAGGAGCGGATATTAGACAGGCTTCGCGCTTTAAGTAATAAAACGGATGTATTTGACCCAAATCGAGTTAACGATCTTCCAAGTTTTGATGAATATCCTGTGAGCCATGAAGTGAACGAAAAAGTTGGCGCGGACTGGAAAAGTTACACCACAGATTCAGATTTTCAGCAATCCGTTTACAATCTATCTATGCCTACTCTTTTTCTTCATGGTGCCTGCGATCCTCGTCCTTATCACTTTATAGAGACGCTCGCCGCTAAACTACCGCGTAGTACGTTTGTGCCGATTCCTGAATCAGGACACTATCCTTGGGTAGAAAAGCCCGATGAAGTGAAAACAGCACTTAGGCAGTTTGTAATAGATTATGTAATTTAACGAGACAGTATGTCCAGAAAGGTTTAGAAGAAAAATGAAACACTATAAGTGGATACACCGCTATGTTAATAGCACCGGATGTCAACAGATGAAACTGAAATTGGACATTCCTGTTTTACTCGTAGGTATACTCCTGTCTCTGCCACTTGTGGGTTGCGGCACGATTTTGGTGCGAGAGGGTCCGTATGAAGCACCACAATTGCCAAGGTCTGAACTCGCCACTATCAAAATTGATACGGGGGGTGAATGGATACAACGGCCTGACCTTATCGTGTTGCGAATTGATGATAGATTAGCCCTAAGTGAGAAAATCGAGTTGGGCAAAGATCTCGCCATTGACGAGGTTTTGGTTGTCCCTGGAAAACACAACATGTCACTCGCGGTTATATACGAAGCTTTTCATGAGCATAAGCTGAGAGACAGGCAAATTCTGTCAACATTGTCTGCGGATGTGAAAGCCGGGGGGATCTACCTTTTGCGCGGCGAATTTTCGCATGACACTGATGGCGAGCTCGGCTTCCAATGTGAGCTCGTTGATACAGTTAAAGATAAAGTTGTCGCTGAATCGAGGATTTCCACTGCGGCCACATCAGGTGGGGAAAATGCCAATATAACCTTTCATTTTTAAAAATATGGCTTTGAATTAGAGAAGTAGGAGAAAGTATGCTAATTCGCGGTGAAGACAGTGCGATCGATCTTCCATCTACGCTAACAGAAGAAGAGAAATGGCACTATGATCTGTTTGGCTATTTACTGCTTCGGCAGGTGGTGTCGCCAGCAGAAGTAGAACAAATGCTTGAGATTGCAAATGGATGGTTTGCACACCCTGAAGTCGTGCCTGAACCTGTAAACGTCACTCAAAGCGAATATAGTGGCGTGCTAAACAATGTTCAGTACGGTGATCGGATTTTCGAGCGGTTATCGCTCAACGAGAAAGCCTTACGGATTGTAATGGGCTTGATGTGGAACCGTCCGAGACTCTTCAATTGCGCGCTCGTCTTGCAGAAGCAACGTCCTATTGCTGAAGACGAAAAGGAGAGGCTTCACCGCGACACAAGCGGTTTTGACTTTCCAGATGGATTTTATAACCCGCACAATGACTACCAAGCCGGTAATGGTCAAATCTACAGCAATTATGTCAACACCGCCATAACGCTCGTTGATGTGCCACAGGATAACGGTTTCATGTGCATCCCCGGCACACATAAATCGCAGATTAAACTACCTGCGACGCTTGATATTGATAACGAGTTGGCACCTGCAATTACGTTTGAGTTGAAAGCAGGGGATTGCCTTATTTTTTCATCACGATTGATGCACGGCGCAAAGTTTTGGAAAGAAGATTATCCGCGTCGCGTCGTTTTCAATCGGTATCAATTCAGTTTCTACTTCAATGAGAACTATAACCTCCCTATAGAAGCACACCGACACTGCATTTCTGACGATCAATACGAATTGGAATCCGTCCAACGGGGCGAAAAGGGGTTTGCCAAACGGATCCTTGAAAAGATGGAAAGGGGAGAGGCACTATGCTAACACAGGAAGAAAAATGGTGTTTCGATCTACTCGGTTATTTTGTGGTCCGAAACGCCGTACCGAAGGCGGATGTCGAATTGATGAAGGCACAGATGTTTGCGTGGTCCGAATGGGATGAGGCGGATTTCAAGCACCCTATGCGAATCAACACACCGGAGGGAAAACCGTGGTGGGTCTATAACATGCACTACGGGCATGAGGCGTTCCAAAGACTTATTTTGAACCCAGAGATATTACGGGTTGTGACTGCGTTGACATGGAACCATCCACGCGTTTTTGATGTCGTGGCGAATATCTGCTATCCCAATGCGGACGGCTTGGAACTGCACGGTGGTCATAAAGGCTGGTTTAGAAGTCCGCACCACCAATACCAAGTCGCCAACGATGAGATCTTCGCGAGTTTCTTTAATCTCTCCGTTTCGTTAGTGGATGTGCCACCCGGCAACGGGTTTGCCTGTATTCCGGGAAGCCACAAATCCAACTTCCAATATCCTGAACACATCACGATGGACGATCCGCCGCCGACAGTTCACAATGTCCCCGTAAACGCTGGCGACTTCATCGTGTTTCTGCCGAACCTGCGGCACGCTGGACGACGCTGGACCCATGAAGCCTATCCGCGGATGACGGTGTTCTTACGTTGGGTCTATGCGAAACAGTTTCATCATGTTGATTCGTCTCGGTGGCTTCCATTTGATGCACATAAGGACGAAATTCCAGAGGCTCTCCACGAACTTGAAAGTCGCGACCATGGACAGCGGAAGGCGTTAAATGAACTCATAGATCCGTTTAAAGTGGACGTGCCAGAATAAGCGATCTACGCAGCAAAATTTCAGAAAAGCGTTGACGTGAAGTTGGAGAATTGATAAGATGCAGAAAGAAATTATTCTTTGTTTGCCGTATTGGAGAGATAGATGGCAGCCCCGACGAATCGAGAAGTGATTGCCCAGTGGCGCGATGAACCCGCCCCATTGCTGTCATTGCTACACGCCTTCCACGACCGAGACGGGTTTATTTCAGAGGCAGTCCTTCGCGACATCGCAGTCGGACTTCGGATCCCGCTCGCCGAACTTTTTGGCACTGTAACGTTTTATCACCATTTTGCGCGTGAGGCTCCAGGACAGGACGCACCGCGCGTCTGTACGGGACCTGTTTGCCGGTTACAAGGCGGACTGGAAATTCTTGAGGCACTCAAAGGTGAGGGTGCCACCGAGATGCCGTGTGCTGGAAGGTGCGACGATTGTGTACCCGTACTGAAAGGACATGAAGTATTCGTTGGAAAGCAAGCAGAGACCCTTTCTGTACAACCCTCCCCTCTACCCCCGCCATATCCCGGTGATGGCGAAGAATGTGTCTTCGCCGAAATTCGCGAACCCGAACGCAATACACTATCAGGTTACCGACGCACTGGTGGCTATGAAGCGTTGACGCGGGCGGTAACAACGCTCACACCAGCAGATGTGATTGAAGTGCTCAAGGAGAGTCAACTTTCAGGTAGGGGTGGTGCAGGATTTCCAACAGGCATGAAATGGGAATCGGTTTTGAATGCGCCGGGTCAACCGAAAACCGTCGTCTGCAACGCGGATGAGGGTGAACCGGGCTGTTTCAAAGATCGGGTTATTCTTGATTATGCGCCGCACGCTGTGATTGAAGGGATGACACTCGCCGCCTACGCGACGGGGGCGACACGTGGCTTTATCTATCTCCGATATGAGTATCCAGAGACCTTAAAAATACTCGAACAGGCACTTGCAGAGGCAGAGGCAGCAGGATTACTTGGCGATGCTATCTTTGGAAATAAGCATGGGGGTGAAGGTTTCAATTTCCATATCTACATTCGACGCGGTGCGGGTGCTTATGTCTGTGGCGAGGAAGGATCGTTATTGAATAGCCTTGAGGGGAAACATCCGTTTCCGAGGAATCGTCCGCCTTATCCTGTGACACATGGGTTTGAGAACTTACCCACCGCTGTGAACAATGTGGAGACACTCGCTGCCGCTGTACAGATCTTGCGCCATGGGGCAGCATGGTATAAGAACCTCAGTTACGACGAAAATTTAGCAGGCACAAAGATTATTAGCCTCTCCGGTGACATCCAGAGACCGGGGAATTACGAGGTCCCGTTCGGACTTCCATTTAAAACGCTTCTCTACGAGTGGGCGGGTGGTGCTCCAGAAGGGCGCGAAATTCAAGCAATTACAACGGCAGGGTTATCTGGTGGGTTTATCGCTGGAGATGACTTAGATATTACTATAGATGAACCGAGTTTCCAAAAGGTGGGTGCGATGCTTGGTGCCGCGGGAATCATGGTTTTTGACGACACGCGAAATATGCTTGATGTTGCCCGCAATGCAATGGAATTTTTTGCTGAGGAATCTTGCGGGAAATGTTTTCCCTGTCGTATCGGTACACAGCGGCTAACAGAACTTTTGTCCGCGCCGTTGAATCGGAATTCAGAAACACTCATCTCGGAGATTGGAGCGGTCATGAAAGCAACGAGCGCATGTGGACTCGGTACCGCCGCACCAAATATCACAGACAGTCTGATACGGTATTTTTCTTAATGGCTATCGGCTTTCAGCCGTCGGTTGTCGGTAAAGAGACTCTCTTTCTGATGGCTGACTGCTGACGGCTACTTTGAAGATGTGGAACCTCGGGTTTATCCTTCTTTGCGCTATTGTATTTGTTTTCGGTTTGGTGACAGGACCGGTGCAGATGCTATTTCCGGTCTATGCGGAATCGGTTTTAGGAAAGAGTGCGCTGTTTGCGGCGTTGTTACGCGCGCTACCTATTGGACTCGGCGGCATCTCAGCATTGATTGGCGGAACGCTCAGCGACCGGTTTGGACGGAAACCGACCGTGCTGGTTGGTATGACAGGCGCAGTGGTAGTAGGCGCACTTTTCACGACAGAAATACCTTTGTTCCTTTGGGGTATTCTCTGCTATGAAGGTATTGCTTCTGGGTTCAAAACTGCGGGTGGGCAAACCTATCTCATCAGTGCCGTGCCGTCGGATCGACTCGGATGGGCAACAGGACTCTACTTTATCAGTAGCACTGTTGGGAGTGCAGTCGGTAGTGCTATCGCAGGAGAAGTCATTGACCGTATCAACTATAGTGTTTTTGGGATTGGTGCGGTCGTTTTAGCGGGTATACTCTTTGTGGGCGCGTGCCTCTTTTTGCCGCGTTTGACGCATCGGGCTTCTGGCGGCCGACGGAGACGGGATGGGATATGGAAATCAACGCTTAATATCGAAGCATATCTGGACCTGAGTCGGCGGCGGAAAATGCGGATGCTGATCGGTTTGCGTGTTTTTCCAACCTACTATTGGGGTTCCGTGAACCTGCTCATGCCAGTCTTGATCGCGCGGATCGCTGGCGTGAAGGCGACAGGTTATTACGGGGCAATCAGTCTACTGTTCGCTTTCGGATGCCAATTGGCGACTGGCAGGATATGCGATAGGATTGGACATCGCACGCCTGCGCTTGTGGCGAATGCAATTGTTACATTTCTCGCTTTTGGTGTGGCGTTCTTTCATGATTCATTAGTCGCGCTGGAGGTTTTCGGGATACTCGGTGCAGGGGCAGCGTGGGCACTTTCGACAACGATTCCGAGGTTTATCAATGAATTTACCGAGCCTCATGAGAAAGGGCATGGTGTCGGTCTCACGCACTTGGCATGGAGTAGCGGATTTCTTCTCGGCTACGTCGCAAGTGGCTTTCTGGTTGATATCTCTGTTCAAGTGCCATTTATTGTCGCAGGAATTTCTTTGATTCTCTCAACGGTTATTGCCTACAGACTTTGGTCTTCCTACTAAGAGTTATCGGTTGTCAGTTTGCCTCGCAGTGAGAGTTATCAGTCAAGAGGTTGCTGATACATCAATACACTTTATTATCTACTGGATCTTTGTTCGTTTTCGTTTGATTTGTTCCCTATTGACGAAGATTAGTACTTAATTTTATCAATTGCAGGTGTGCTTGTATAAATGTGCACTGTACCCTAAAAACCGCGGTTGAAAGCCGCGACTACAAAACGAAGGAATGCATAATGGCTATTACAGAACTTGATTTAGAAAATGCAGAACATCGTGAACTTACCAATTCCGAGTGGCGTTTTGGCGAGGGACTTGTCCCGGGTGAACCGAACGGTGGCTTGGTCGATCGGTTGGAAGAAGTGTCTGCCCGCCTCGCTGATTATGACGATTCAGGGTGGCCTGTTTGTGAGAATATCCAAGAAGTCATCTTATCGGGACTCTGCTTCGGTTGGTATCGGATTACCGTGACACTTCCTGAAGAAGTTGATGGGGTTTCGATCGCTGGTTCAAAGGTGTGGTTCCACACGTGTATTGACGACTACGGTGAGGTTTGGGTCGATGGCGAAATTGACCTGGCCTTCGGGGAGTCGGGACGCGGTGCTGCCTCCGGTTTCAATACGCCACAACGCGTCGTTGTTACTGAGAGCGCGGAGCCGGGTGCGGAACATGTTATTGCATGCTTGGCGATTAACGGCCCCCTCGCCAGACCAGGTGGCGGTATCTTCCTCCGTTTCGCGAAATTAGAGTTTGAAGCGGCGTAGGAAAAATTAAAAGTGGAAAGTTGCGAAGTGTAGCTAAAGCGAACTAAAGTTAGGTTGTGGCATCAAATATAACTTGAAAACTTTAGAACACTTGCAAACTTTCCGCTTCTTTTTGGAAGGAAATCAGTGTCAAAAAAAGCGGTTGTCTTACTAAGTGGCGGCTTAGATTCAACAACAACACTCGCCATCGCCTGCGCTGAAGGTTACGAGACCTACGCAATGAGTTTTCGGTACGGTCAACGGCACACGGTAGAGCTCCGGTGTGCAGCGGATGTCGCGACTGCGTTAGACGTGAAACAACACACGATTGTTGACATTGATTTGCGGACCTTCGGGGCATCGGCGTTGACAGCAGACATCGCTGTTCCCAAAAACCGTTCTGATACAGAAATGGGGGATAGCATACCGATAACCTACGTCCCTGCCCGAAACACGATTTTTCTCTCCTATGCCCTCGCTTGGGCTGAAGTCCTTGCTGCCGATACCATTTTCATCGGTGCGACTGCTATTGATTATAGCGGTTATCCAGATTGCCGTCCAGAATATATAGAGGCGTATCAGAGGATGGCGAACCTTGCGACACAAGCCGGTGTTGAAGGTAAAATCCAATTAACAATCCAAACCCCGCTGATGGATAAAACGAAGGCAGAAATCATCGAAATCGGTGTGGCGCTCGGTGTGGATTATAGTCTCACTTTGAGTTGCTACGATCCTGACGCTGAAGGTAGAGCGTGTGGTGAATGTGATAGCTGCATACACCGAAAGAGAGGTTTTAAAGCGGCAGGTGTCCCTGATCCGACACACTATAGTTGAACGAGGGGGCCGTAACCTTCTGATAGGGTGCTTTGATGTTTGATAATTTTTTCTCCTTGATAGTCCTGATACCTTGTTGTATAATATCTCTATGACCCAACGATACAAAGCAATAGGAAAGGAGATTCAGAATAGGAGGGACACATGCAATTTGATAACCGCGCACCACTATCAATTGAGGAGTTTATTACGTGTGATACCGAGATTATGAGCGGCACCCCGGTGTTCAAAAATACCCGCGTTCCAATAAAAAACCTCATCGACTATTTAGAGGTAGGGGAAAGTCTTGATGAATTTTTGGAGGACTTTCCATCAGTCAGTCGTGAGCAAGCGATCCAAGCATTGGAGCTCGCGAAGGAGATGCTCTTAACACACGCCTATGCACATTCTCATTGATGAATGTTTGCCTAAAAAACTAAAACGCGAATTAACAGGACATACCGTTTTCACAGTGCAGGAAAAAGGCTGGGCTGGCATGAAAAACGGAGAGTTGCTCCGCCGAGCAGAAAACGAGTTCAATGTTTGGGTAACTGCCGATCAAAATATTGAATATCAGCAGAACCTCAAGCACTTTGATATCGCTGTTGTTGTGTTAGTCGCGCCTCGGAATGAATTAGAAGCCCTGCTCCCGTTGATGCCCCGGCTGCAGAAAGCGTTACAAGTCATTCAACCTCACGAAATAATTTACATTCGCTCCTAAAAAATTCAGCATGATTCTTTTCATGGAGCTTTCTAACTACACCTAAACATAAAATTATGGTCCAAGCAGTTTTCTTTGATTTTTACCAGACGTTGGGGGTTTGGGGACAATCGCTTAGACCCAGACTCCAAAAAATCACGGACCGGTATGCGTGTGAAATTGATTGGGAACGCTATGATACAGCACGCGGGAATCTCTACGCGGATGCGTCAGGATCAGATCCGATGACCCATGGCCTTCTGGAGACGATGCAGCAGATCATTGATAGTTACCGAGATTTTCTGGCAGCACTCGGTGTTCGGGACTACTTGGACCAAATAACATGGGAGTTGCTACAATCTGAGCACTCCCTTTTTGCTGCCAACGCTGCTACGCTCTACGATGACACTGTCCCGACCCTTGAGCATTTGCGAGACAAGGGTTTCAAGTTAGCGATTGTTTCCAATTGGGATACACCGTTGGATCCACTCACCGAACGGTTGGGTATTGCCGACTATTTTGACACGATTACTTCCTCACATGATGAACGCGTCCGGTCCGCGAAGCCGGATCCGCATATTTTCTACTATACACTCGCGGCAGTGGGTGTTTCGGCAGAAGAAACCGTCCATGTAGGGGATACATACGAAGCGGATATAATCGGTGCAAGAAACGCTGGCATCCGTCCAATACTCATTGACCGGGACGGGACACAGGTTGACAGATGGGAGGAGACGATTCGGAGCTTGTCTGAATTGCCGAAGCTGCTTTAGGGGAATTATGGTAAGGGCTGTTTTCTTTGATTTTTATGAAACGTTGTGTTTTCATAGGCATTCGCTTAAGGAAAACCTTGAAAGAATCGCTGAGAGATATGGTGTTGAGGTCAATTGGAAACGCTGTGAAACAGCGATGGAACGCCTTTTTGCCAGCACGTCGGCACCCGCCCCTCCTACCGATTATTCTCTGCTGGAATCATCGATAACCGTGATGATGCGAGAATGTGAATTTATAAGAGAAGTCGGCATTGGGAATCATGTAGAACAGATAGCATGGGAGTTGTTACAATCTGGACACTACCTCTTTGCTGCGAATAGTGCTACGCTCTACGACGATGTCGTTCCCACACTTCAGCGTTTCCGAGATGAAGGCTTCAAGTTAGCGATTGTTTCCAATTGGGATACACCCTTGGATCCGCTCACCGAGCGGTTAGGGATCGCCGAGTATTTTGATGCCATCGTCGCTTCGCACGATGCCCGCGTTCGCTCCGAAAAACCGGATTCACATATCTTCAACTACGCGCTCGCGGCAGTCGGCGTTTCGGCGGAAGAAGTCGTCCATGTGGGAGATACATACGAGGCGGATATCATCGGGGCGCGAGATGTACGGATTCGTCCGATATTACTTGACCGGGACCGCACACAGACCGGCAGATGGGCGGAAACGATTCAGAGTCTCACTGAATTGCCTGAAATGCTGATACCACATTAGGTTATGGTCGAATCGGGTCGCCCGGCTGCCAACTCGGAAACCCAAAGAAGTGTTGGGAAAAAAAGAGAAAAATATGCGAAAAAATGGACCACAAAGCTTTGTTCAAAATCCAATAGATAGCATAAAAGAGACATACGTTACAAAGTGCCTGGACCCACCTAATTTCAAAAAAAGTTTGAACCACTGCTACGAGGATAAGCGCGAAACAGATGTGACCCGCAATGTTAATCACTTGGACTGGTAGTTCGAGTGAAGCCAACGCCTCAGTAATCGCTTCTGATGATTCTGGTGAGCTTATGGTGTTGTTATATTCGAGTGTCGTGAGATCAGGAGGTAAACTGATTAAAATGAAAATGAAATGGCTTAGTGTGGCTACCAATAGAACGAGATAACACAGACCTATAACCTTAAAGAAATTTCTGAAAACACCTTTTCCATTGTAAAGTAACCGACACCCAAAAAAGAGGAGAACGCTTATCAGGGTCCAATCGATCAATGCCCCAGCGATAGCGAAAAATCCAACGATAATAGGAGAGATTGTGAATAAATCTAGATCCAAATATGCAAGAATATATTGCCTCTCCAAAAAGTTAAGGACACGGTTCAATAGAACAATTGCCAACGGGAGCCATATTTTAGGTGTCCAGTTGCAGATAATTTTGAAGAGTCGCATGCTGTTTCCCTTCTTTCTATAGAAACTTCGGGGTTACAAACCCCTCCTACCAAACCGCGAGCGGAGTGCCCATAACTCTTGTCCAAATTCGATATACATCGTTGGAAGAAGGATACGGTTTCATATATCGTAACGCGAGTTTGATAATAAAAAGGCAGGTGTCCCGTAGGTTGGGTTGAGCGGGGAATCACCAAGGACCCGAAACTTATAGAGAATGCTTATTGGTTCACCATGACATAAATAAAGATAGCGAAACCCAACGTCGAAAATCCTACAGAGAAACGTTGGGTTTCACTCGCGCGCTGGTGATTTCAGGTTCATGATGCACTTGGAGTTTAATTTCTCTACGAGGTTTTCGATAAGACACCATTCAACCCAACCTACAAGATTCAAGATTTTTTCTCAAACTCACGTTATCGTACATATCGGCAGCAACGTTGACATGTTGGGACAGCTGTTGTTTACTGATGTTTGAGTTTCGCCCAAGTCGTTGCTAATTTTCCACGCGGCTTGACCGGTGTCGGTCCATCCAGCAACTGAAGGATGTCGTCTTCGCTAAGTGCACGCGCAAAGACTTTCAGTTCATCAATAGGCCCGATCCAAGTTTGGGCATAACCGCCATTCAGAGTGCCTATCCACAACGGCGCATCACTGTCACCTACGGCACTATCCGGGTGAGAAAACGTTCCTTCCAGCGTGCCGTTGACGTACATCTTTCCGCGCTCTGCTTCCGGTGCAGTCCCGTCGAAGATGATCACGAAATGGTACCACACATCGCTTTCGAGTACTGTCTCGGAAACCATTTGGGTTTCCCCACTGTTCTGGGCATTGACGCGAGCGTACATCTTTACATCGTTCCATGAGAATACCTGATAGACATCGGCATTGTTGAACCCGACTCGTTTGGAAATGATGCCTCTTGCCAGGGCATCAGCGTTTGTTGTCATTGCCCACGCTGCGATTGTCAATGCTTCCATACCGGCAAGTTTGCTGGCATGGGCGACTTCGATAAAGTTTGCACTGTCACCATCAAATTCTATCGCATGTCCGCCGAACTGATCATCAGCCTTGTTTAATGTTCCGTGCACTGTGACATCCGTCGGATTATCTGAGGCATCGGTCGGATCGCCCGCTTCATCGAATGAAAGATAAAGTACCATGCCCTCTTCGACGGCGGTACCCTCTCCAAGCGGCACTATGAGTGTGATTGCTAAAGCGACGCATAATAGGCGGAATGAGGTTTCAATGAATCTCTTGGTCATCAGTAATCTCCTTGTACTCTGTTTATAGTGGGCTGCGTAATTACTTATACATTCGTATTGTTGTGTGAATGTGTAAAGTTCGTTTTCACGGAAGCACAGGCTAACAGCCTATGCTACAAGTTCCGGAATCAGACTAAAGGTTAGTAGGTCT is a genomic window containing:
- a CDS encoding alpha/beta hydrolase, with protein sequence MSQEGILQINGVRLWTAVQGKGIPMVLCHGGPGGYDYLGPVADMVFDLCQVVRYDQRGSGRSQPVGPYDVSTFLDDLEGLRKHFNFERWIVGGHSWGAGLALAYAVRFPARTIAVLHIAGTGIDPRWHDEYRENRLNVLRESEREEYQRLRSQREHAEGADEERILDRLRALSNKTDVFDPNRVNDLPSFDEYPVSHEVNEKVGADWKSYTTDSDFQQSVYNLSMPTLFLHGACDPRPYHFIETLAAKLPRSTFVPIPESGHYPWVEKPDEVKTALRQFVIDYVI
- a CDS encoding phytanoyl-CoA dioxygenase family protein gives rise to the protein MLIRGEDSAIDLPSTLTEEEKWHYDLFGYLLLRQVVSPAEVEQMLEIANGWFAHPEVVPEPVNVTQSEYSGVLNNVQYGDRIFERLSLNEKALRIVMGLMWNRPRLFNCALVLQKQRPIAEDEKERLHRDTSGFDFPDGFYNPHNDYQAGNGQIYSNYVNTAITLVDVPQDNGFMCIPGTHKSQIKLPATLDIDNELAPAITFELKAGDCLIFSSRLMHGAKFWKEDYPRRVVFNRYQFSFYFNENYNLPIEAHRHCISDDQYELESVQRGEKGFAKRILEKMERGEALC
- a CDS encoding phytanoyl-CoA dioxygenase family protein; translation: MLTQEEKWCFDLLGYFVVRNAVPKADVELMKAQMFAWSEWDEADFKHPMRINTPEGKPWWVYNMHYGHEAFQRLILNPEILRVVTALTWNHPRVFDVVANICYPNADGLELHGGHKGWFRSPHHQYQVANDEIFASFFNLSVSLVDVPPGNGFACIPGSHKSNFQYPEHITMDDPPPTVHNVPVNAGDFIVFLPNLRHAGRRWTHEAYPRMTVFLRWVYAKQFHHVDSSRWLPFDAHKDEIPEALHELESRDHGQRKALNELIDPFKVDVPE
- a CDS encoding NAD(P)H-dependent oxidoreductase subunit E, with protein sequence MAAPTNREVIAQWRDEPAPLLSLLHAFHDRDGFISEAVLRDIAVGLRIPLAELFGTVTFYHHFAREAPGQDAPRVCTGPVCRLQGGLEILEALKGEGATEMPCAGRCDDCVPVLKGHEVFVGKQAETLSVQPSPLPPPYPGDGEECVFAEIREPERNTLSGYRRTGGYEALTRAVTTLTPADVIEVLKESQLSGRGGAGFPTGMKWESVLNAPGQPKTVVCNADEGEPGCFKDRVILDYAPHAVIEGMTLAAYATGATRGFIYLRYEYPETLKILEQALAEAEAAGLLGDAIFGNKHGGEGFNFHIYIRRGAGAYVCGEEGSLLNSLEGKHPFPRNRPPYPVTHGFENLPTAVNNVETLAAAVQILRHGAAWYKNLSYDENLAGTKIISLSGDIQRPGNYEVPFGLPFKTLLYEWAGGAPEGREIQAITTAGLSGGFIAGDDLDITIDEPSFQKVGAMLGAAGIMVFDDTRNMLDVARNAMEFFAEESCGKCFPCRIGTQRLTELLSAPLNRNSETLISEIGAVMKATSACGLGTAAPNITDSLIRYFS
- a CDS encoding MFS transporter yields the protein MWNLGFILLCAIVFVFGLVTGPVQMLFPVYAESVLGKSALFAALLRALPIGLGGISALIGGTLSDRFGRKPTVLVGMTGAVVVGALFTTEIPLFLWGILCYEGIASGFKTAGGQTYLISAVPSDRLGWATGLYFISSTVGSAVGSAIAGEVIDRINYSVFGIGAVVLAGILFVGACLFLPRLTHRASGGRRRRDGIWKSTLNIEAYLDLSRRRKMRMLIGLRVFPTYYWGSVNLLMPVLIARIAGVKATGYYGAISLLFAFGCQLATGRICDRIGHRTPALVANAIVTFLAFGVAFFHDSLVALEVFGILGAGAAWALSTTIPRFINEFTEPHEKGHGVGLTHLAWSSGFLLGYVASGFLVDISVQVPFIVAGISLILSTVIAYRLWSSY